The following proteins are co-located in the Mycobacteriales bacterium genome:
- a CDS encoding response regulator, whose protein sequence is MKILVVDDSKAMRMLIIRSLEQAGLGSHTFLEAGDGFEAFTLVTTEAPDLILSDWTMSGVGGMDLLRGLRGAGNTVPFGFVTAQASELRREEALAAGAQFILGKPFLAASLGDVVREYVDG, encoded by the coding sequence ATGAAGATCCTGGTCGTCGACGACAGCAAGGCGATGCGGATGCTCATCATCCGCTCGCTGGAACAGGCCGGCCTCGGCAGCCACACCTTCCTCGAGGCCGGTGACGGCTTCGAGGCCTTCACCCTCGTGACCACCGAGGCACCCGACCTAATCCTGTCCGACTGGACGATGTCCGGCGTCGGTGGGATGGACCTGCTGCGGGGCCTTCGCGGAGCCGGCAACACGGTGCCCTTCGGCTTCGTCACGGCACAGGCGAGCGAGCTGCGTCGCGAGGAGGCCCTCGCGGCAGGCGCCCAGTTCATTCTCGGCAAGCCCTTCCTCGCCGCATCCCTCGGCGACGTGGTGCGGGAGTACGTCGATGGCTGA